One Cricetulus griseus strain 17A/GY chromosome 5, alternate assembly CriGri-PICRH-1.0, whole genome shotgun sequence genomic window carries:
- the Csr1 gene encoding uncharacterized protein LOC100689233 (The RefSeq protein has 1 substitution compared to this genomic sequence), with protein sequence MLLPCISAHQKRAPDLITDGCEPPCGCWELNSGPLEQQSVLLTSEPPLQFPGYLIFKFIFNLKSEAFERDLKTLVDFYKMYLTCDFQGKNSFMIQGGKLC encoded by the coding sequence attctgcttccatgtatatctgcacaccagaagagggcaccagatctcataacagatggttgtgagccaccatgtggctgctgggaattgaactcaggacctttggaacagcagtcagtgctcttaacctctgagccacctctccagttccccgggtatttaatttttaaattcatctttAACTTAAAATCAGAAGCTTTTGAAAGAGATTTGAAAACATTAGTGGACTTTTATAAAATGTATCTGACATGTGATTTCCAAGGGAAGAATTCCTTTATGATACAGGGGGGAAAATTGTGTTAA